Within the Setaria viridis chromosome 3, Setaria_viridis_v4.0, whole genome shotgun sequence genome, the region ggtgggtcccTCATATATGACAGATTGTTATCTGTCGCATATGCGATATATAGTCGTGGCGCTCTCACCCAGCATCGTAAATATACCTCATAAATTTAGAGTCTCTAAGTCTGGTGCAGTCACTTGTTGGAATAGTTGTGGCGCCCTTTACCATCATGTCTCCATAAACAAACAAGGGACACATTCTACAGTGCCATGCGTGATATGCCTAGGTAGCCACATGCGCTAATTAGCTTAGAGATTATTCGTTCACACCAAACTTTGACATGCCTATTCATTGAAGAAATAACGGAAAACCCAATGATCACCGTACTCGATAGAAGTACCTGTATAGCAATAGTGTTCCTTTTGTCGTCCTGCTCATCTCACTGGAGTACGGTGTCAGTGAGACACGCAAGCTTCAGTACTATCTGCACATGCATACATGCCAAACGGACAACAGGGAAACTAGAAAAATTACTACGTAGTCAAGAATCTTCACTttcttcgtttcaaaaaaaaaaaagaatcttcACTTTTCATTCAACATAATTCACATGTAGTAGCTAGGTGGGGTGACAATTCTTATAGACAGTTGCTACATATCACCTCTCTTAATTATAAGACGTGAGAAGGATATGATGTTAAACATAAAGCATAGAAGCATGCATGATCGATTGTTTCATGATCTCTTCCATAATTGCATGATATATAGCCATCATATTTCTTAGATAATGTGTTCAAGCCTCTACACGAAATAATGCATGCAGCCTGGTTTGTAATCAGTAATAAGCAAGCGGCAATGATACCCATGAGTATCACTGCCGGTTTTTTACAAGAACCGCAGTGATGAGCTTCTTTATTCTTGAAGATGTTCATACTACTCGTGATACTTGAGATGCCTACAACGCTGATCCACATGAGGAGAGTAATCCAGTGCAAATTAATCCATTATAATAATTAAATATACACGTGACATTTTCCTAACTAGCTCGCTACCACTCTATAAATGCAACCTGCTTCCTTCCATTCTTCCGCACGCAGGCACAACAGCACAACCACGCAACAAACCAAGTAGACAAAAGCTACTTCGATCTTCCCTGCGACCACCCATCATGGATAGAATTAGAGAGGTACATATACTTTGAACACTGAGCATATGCAGATCCTGATCGATTGAATTAGTTGTGTTTGGTCACCGTAAAATGTTCTAATTCAAAATCTCTCAAATTTGCAGACCCTTCCCATCAAGGTTGGACCATGGGGTGGGAGTGAAGCGAATCCATTTGACATCACAGAGGAACCCAAGCGTCTCGAAAGCGTGACGGTTCGGTCTGGCGCTGTCATTAATTCATTTGGTTTTACCTATGTTGATCTAGCAGGCCAGAAGCACACCGTTGGCCCAGTTGGAGGTAACGGTGGGAAGCTTACTACGGTAAGTGAAACTCTAAACTGTGTAGTAttgcctttcttttttctcatgTATTCTAtcgttttattttttcttttcatttttcccATGCAGATCCAGTTTGCACCAACGGAGTACGTGAAGGGATTCGGTGGATCCGTTGGTCCGACACAAGGAACATGGGTTGTGACGTGTCTCAATATTGAAACAAACCTAAGAACACACGAGATATATGACCAAGGGAACATGTTTCTATCTCTGCCAGGGAAGGTTCCTTTTGGCGTTCCCTCGCCAGGGAAGGAAATTCCTTTTAGCATCCCTCTGCCAGAGGACACTAGCATTGTGGGATTCTTTGGACGTGCAGGGGCTAATCTTGAAGCCATCGGCGTTTATGTGAAATCGACAAACATAGACACAATAGAAGAAACCACAAGTAACCTGGACACTTGTTCCCCGGATGAACCGATCATCATTGCCGAGGTGATGCATACTTATTAGCTCATTTCCTAccttgcttgttctcctttctATTTAATTTTAACCATGTTAATTAATTGCTTCCTCTAATTTGCAGGCTGTTCCCATCAAGATTGGAGCATGGGGTGGGGACGGAGGGACGGAGTTTGATGTCACAGAGCCACCCAAGCGCCTTCAAAGCATGACTATTCGCGCTGGAGATTCTATTGATTCAATTGGATTTTCCTACATTGATGAAGCAGGCAAGAAGCACAGTGAAGGTCCATTTGGCGGTACCGGTGGGCAACTTACAACGGTACCGAGCTAACTGTCGAGGCTCTTGCAGTCAATCTAGTATGTTGTTCTGTGTTATACAGAGAATGCAGTAACGCAGCTAACATTTTTCCCCCCGTGCAGATAAAGTTCGCACCATTGGAGTATGTGAAGAAGTTTTCTGGAACGATTGGGCGAGCTGTTGGCTCTGGGGAAATGTTGTTTGTAGCGTCGCTAGAGATTGAAACAAACGTCAAAAAGTATGGGCCATACGGAAAAGAGGACAACGACTATCCATTCAGCATCCCGTTGCCAGAGAATACTAGTGTCGTGGGATTTTTCGGACGTGCAGGGAGGCTCATTGATGCTGTTGGTGTTTACATATATTATTGCAAATCCCCTCTCATTGATGCAACTGAAGAAACCTCAGGTAACAAAGATGAAGAAACCTCAAAGAACAAAGACACCACTTCCGCACCACCACTCACCATCACTGGACAGGTATTGTGCCCTTTGCTAGTCATTACCTACCTTGCATTGTCATTCACTATTCATACCTTAGCTTTATACGTGCAACTAACTTTCTCTTTGAAAAAAATGCTGCTTCATCTATAATTTACAGACCTCTCCTATCATGATTGGAATGTGGGGTGGGGATGGAGGGGAGGAGTTTGATGTCACAGAGCCACCGAAGCGCCTCGACAGCGTGATGATTCGAGCTGGTGAAATCATCGATTCATTTGGCTTTTCCTATATTGATCAAGCTGGTCAGAAGCACACTCTAGGTCCATATGGTGGGAAGGGTGGGAAGCTTACCACGGTAAATAACATTGCATGCTGTATGTCTCTTGCATTTACTAAAAGTAGCATAGAGGTCTAGTAACCTGCAGGCAATTTTTCTTCCTGCAGATCCAGCTTGACCCAACAGAGTATGTGAAGGGTTTCTCCGGAACAACTGGTACTTATGTTGGATCACAGGTTGTAGCGTCGCTAGCGATCGAAACCAACTTAAGGGAGTATGGACCATATGGAGAAGAGCAGGACATGCATTTCAGCATTCCCCTCCCTAAGAACGCTAGCGTTGTGGGCTTCTTTGGAAGTGCTGGCAACCTTCTTGATGCAATTGGCGTTTACGTGATGAATGGTTCCATCCCAAACTAGTGTGAGCAAAAAGGCACCTAAAATAATTAAGTCAGGATTTCCGTCCTCAGTGAGTTCAGCTTTCCAGTGTTTCGGTCGTAATAAGATGCTCATGCATGAGCATGGTGTGTGTTTGTGAGACCTTTCGTGGATCGAGAGTGCTTTTGTTGTCACCTAAGTTGTGGAATAAAATCTCTATGGGATTGCCACTTTTGGATGCAGCAAATTTGATATTGTTCATAGATTTTTGTAAAAATCCATCTAATTGTTACTAGTTATTAGAATCTTCAATTCTCTTGTTACCTCTGTACTAACCTTCACGAGACATGTtagaaaaaaattctaaaaatttgCACAAAAATCAAGGCACAGTAATTCTTGTTGTGTGGGAGAGGATGAAGTTGTTGAAGGCGGAGGAAAGCTTGGTTGATATTGTGCCTTGATTTATATGGGCTGGGCCCTCGACAGTGCGTGTAAGCACCGCGACCCATTCTATCCCGGATCATTTCTTGTtggtgttgacgctcgttaaTGATACAGTTTTAGTGTCATTTAACTattgttttcatgcatattcttatactaacccgacACTTAGCACCTGAAATAATCCCGTTTTCGCACATGCAAGATATTTTgaaggatattctattttcgcaggaaattgggctaaatatacattttttggataaagccatGAACGAGCTGGATCAGAGAAAAACGAAGACCATGAGGCAAAAAAGGGCCCAGGGCGATCGGCTTGGGGTCTTCTAGCCTTCTCCAACGCTCATTTTTAGCAAGCAATCCTCTAAGATAACTTAAGgactaagtttgtgaagatatggtaaGGATCACTCCGGGATCAAGGAGGAataaaagaagatcaagcggagatttgaaaagttattgaagatcaatctcatcccgaaggtaccaacgtgccaggcccacatgcatacaaaaataagatTCCAAAACATTGAAGAAGACTTGACACCGAAGCTGGACACGAGGGGGTAAAAGAAAGGGCCTGGACCcctccaggccgatcggcctacccCTTTCCTTCGCCCGTTCACCTTCCAATTTAACCCACGGGCTCTCCAGACAATAAATACCTCAAAAATTCACCGAGCTCAGGGATCCATCCATCAGAAGTCAGCGAAACCAAGGGAGACACACCATAGGGAGCTAAGGGCCATGCAAGTTTTtgaggttgtctaggagatggtttaggctagaccctagccgctATGGTCGTCCCTGTGCGGCAAAGCCATGGTAGAGTTCCGGagccgagccttgtgatcactaaggcttatgtacacatgATAGTGACAAGCCATTGAGGGACGGAGCTGCTGAGACGACGACGCCGGAGGGCTGCCGCCTGCCGCACGAGGTCATCGTGATGGACGAGAACTACACCATCAACGACGACCTCAGGGCTTGTAGGCTGCCAGGTGACGATGAGGACGACCTGGCTGCCGGAGCTGTAGCAATCTTCGGTAGCTCTACTACTCCCATCAATGTGGATACTGGTGCTTCTGCTGGTGATGCTGCCGGAGGCAGTTCTGCCCCAGCATCTacttctaccccatcttctacGCCGTCTACCTCAACGGGCACCGGTGTCCACAAGGGTACCAAGCTGCGATCTGCTGCATGgaatgactttgaggagttgtttCAGGAAGGCGCCAAACGATAAGAAGGTAAGAAGGCTCGGCACAAAAATTACCGTGCCTTGCCGGCCCGTGCTGGACTGGGCTGGGCCGCACGAATGGACAACTATACCTGCAAAGGGTTCCCACAGGGGTTGGTCCTCTCCCTGTTGGGATCGGCTGCGCGGTGAgatcgttttgaattttctagtaGATATATAGTACGCGtacataataaaatctatgtatctatgaaagccaaaatgacttacaatttgaaacggaggaagtatgtgATAAAGTTATGATAGCGGCTGCAGACGGAGGTAGTAGAGAATAACAATGGTACAGTGCTACACAACCCTATTCAATAAGTCTAATCACAATAGGTTTCATGAAGTTGATGTGTTTTACTGTGCTTAAAGTCTTCGCATGACCATAGCCAATCAAACTCACCTCACAAAGCAAGATGTCTAATTTTTGCTATAATAGTACTAATTTTCCTAACATTTTCTATATAAATTGCCAATGATTTCTAGTATATCAAGAATTACAGTGTTTGTGATTTGATAAAATGTTGGAAAAGTGCAAATTACAATAGTAATCATCGGCCACTCGAGAAAAAATAGTAAAAGTACTAAAGCTGTTGGCCACTCATATAAACTATCAGTAAATATTGTAGTGTTACTGGAAAAAAAACGAGTGTAGTGTTTTGTGATAAAGGGCCTAAGATAGCCTTTTGTGTTGCATTGAAAATTATGATTTTGCATGAATCCCTACCATTGTAAATGTTTGGTCTAGTATATGTTATACAAAAAAAGCCTTCCCTCAATTAGTTGATGGGTTAGGCTACATGCACCGCCATCTCATCTATATGTACTCTATGATTTTTAGAAGGGGTGAAATATATTTCTCACCCAAAGAGTTAAAATGGTCCAAAAACTCTAGCAAACTATTTTCCAGCTTTCTTTACAACTAATGTATTGAAAGCACATCAGTTCACCCTAAATGATCCATGTTATAAGTTGTGcattaatttcagattttgatAGATGATCGATATCGACAAGAGTTAAATGCATCGGCACTCCTTGTCCATGAACTCCGAAAATGCTTATTCAGATCCTTAAACTTGTCAAATGTGTTATCTAGATCAAATTAGTTCCCAAAATACCCTTACAATAGCATATATATCTCATATTGACAATTCAAAATCATAGGGGTATATATTTTTGGCCCTTTGGACCTAGGTGACACATTTTAACAATTTTGTTGACATGAGTATGTatttttttcaaagtttatGAACCTAGATGACACTCCATGACAAGTTTAATGATTGCTTGTGCATTTCACTCTATCGACAACATACAATTATTGAAGCATTATATCAAGACTTTTTAATATATTCTAATTGGTTGGAAGCATATAATACTGTTCTAAACCTAGAAATgttaaaatgaattaaaatAATCTGAAAATATTGAAATTGTGCTATAGTAAGGTAATTTTAACGGAAGAGGGAAACATGAGCACTAGAACTGAACAACAAGATCTTAATTAGTGTAGCAATAGGATTTCTCCACTTTCTCTTCGATAGGTCACATCATTGTAGCACCATCGTCGTTTATACAAGCTAACTAATAGGAGAGAAGCGTAAGTCCTAAGACAAATCAATCTGGCTATGTATTCGCAACCAAATACGAAACGTCATGTCCGATGACCATCTCTTGAGGCGGCGTAGTTGTATGGACAAACAAACACGTCCGCTGAACTCATGTGCCACTTTCCTTTGGTGCTGGTGAGCAGAACGGAATAGCATCAGCACTTTCAGCAGATCATGGAGATGCGAAaaactccctccatcctaaattatttGTTAATTTAGATAGTTTTGAGTTTTCAAGGTTCGTATCTTGTCCTattgtaacatccgtaaaatttaCTAACTCAAATTATTAGCTAAAAATTCGTCTTCAAAATCTTttgaccgttgagctcccggaaattCTTTTCTTcccggcgacttcgccgtcccggcacccaacgcTGGCAAccatttttttcttcctccgcaaatttcaccgcgtgcccgtcaaaatCCGTCACGCGTGCCCGACCGTTTTCCgcatttttcaccaactcttcctttcttctccctctttcttctccctctttcttctccctctttctttttcccttttcccttttttcttttccttctctctttcttccttcttcttccttcctccttcttcttcttccttcctctttctcctttcttcctggCCGAGCGCACGCCAGCCCCTCCCCTGGCGCCTGCTCCTTCCCTGGTCGGCCCCAGCACCACTAGCCCACGCGCGGCCCCTCTCCCTGGCCGCCCGACACCCAGCCCCACACGCCTCGCCCTCCGCACCGCAGCTCCCCTCCTGCACGCTACGCTAGCCCCCGACCGCACGCCGgtcgccgctcgccaccccttTCCACATCGGCCACCGCCCTGTGCGCCCtatcctcctcgccgcccgagCCCGGCCCCGCCACGCCCTCCACGCGAGCTCCACTTCGCCACGCCACCGGCCGAGAATTCCGGCCGCCATTAAAACGCCTCGCTAGCCACCGGCCCCTGCCGCCCCTATGCACCGCTCGCCccgctccctcccgccgcctataaaagaggGCCAAGGCCCGACCTCCTCCCACACCGCCTCCCCCTGCGCCCCTAGCGCCGCCCTTCccctgcgcgccgcccgcccacgCCTGAAGCTCCGACCGCCCCTGCCCGCACCGGCCCCCTCGCTTCCCGTCGCCGATTcgccaaggtgagggccaaaatggaGTCCCCACGGCTTCCTCTACCTTCCCCTGCCGCCaatcctcgccgccggcaagcctAGGTCGGCCGACCCCCACCGGTTTCCCTTCCTCCCCATCTCTATGTCACAGcccagggaagaagaaggcaaaattccctccaatttcgatctaaccccctcctCTTCCATATTCACAaaccagccctcccacctctctcaaatttCTCTCGCGAGTATGCCCTTCCACCTCCCAAGAATATTCACGAATAGGTCtctggttctcgcagtttagtcctaaaccttgttttaagcctCTAATACATGGTTATCTCATCATTtgcaccaaacttcctccaattaattccaaatttgaccacggcatcctccaatatacttccgccgagtcatctccaaatttcatgaaaatactcattcatTCTATTTTCCGTTCGTGTTCTCTGTTCGAGCTCAACAGGTAAagctttaatttttcttttatttattgtgtgcccgattgTGTATGTCATAGATCGCgaagtacccgaggaggagcacgaggaggagtttgaccgcgagcccgagcccgaatACCAACACCGTGAGCAAGAACTctcggaaggctttgaggacggcaagtccaatctcaccctttgatgcatatttatcctaatttttcaaacacaatcTATTGAcctgttttataaattgcatattgttttaccactgaaacatggttggatagctaccccttgattgttatgattattccttaattatcctataattatctctaaatatgacttgctctgtttggatgataactACTACTAGAATAGTTAGgatcttgttactcaattcaatcatgactacaatgtgttttgttaaagagTAAATGTGTTAGtgtttttaaaagggaaaaaTGGGTTTTTCGGAAatgaaggaaagaaatgcttagatgagatggatggatatttcttgtgtgaaatgctaataagttgggctcatacctttgtggttgagcaaggttgggagatatccatcttgtcacaaattaaggaccaagttgatgtgtcatcttgtcTAACCCAACcctcgtgcaaccactcgaccgttgtatgcggccacggcttagcataaatcccactagctagtctattagtcatcaggagagctggtgagcaacgggagaccatggagaaggaataagaactgtgtgaacttaggtcccggttaagacctcgttggtaggtcattaaccccttggtcgCTTTCGTGTTAGCTAGTcaggcttagctaaggtgggtaatggctttgagaggatctgcaccgacactaaggtgattgtgttgcggtaccctacttgtgggaaaagtgtacaatctctgcagagttaaaacctatccgggtagccgtgtccacagcattggacgagttacag harbors:
- the LOC117850757 gene encoding mannose/glucose-specific lectin, encoding MDRIRETLPIKVGPWGGSEANPFDITEEPKRLESVTVRSGAVINSFGFTYVDLAGQKHTVGPVGGNGGKLTTIQFAPTEYVKGFGGSVGPTQGTWVVTCLNIETNLRTHEIYDQGNMFLSLPGKVPFGVPSPGKEIPFSIPLPEDTSIVGFFGRAGANLEAIGVYVKSTNIDTIEETTSNLDTCSPDEPIIIAEAVPIKIGAWGGDGGTEFDVTEPPKRLQSMTIRAGDSIDSIGFSYIDEAGKKHSEGPFGGTGGQLTTIKFAPLEYVKKFSGTIGRAVGSGEMLFVASLEIETNVKKYGPYGKEDNDYPFSIPLPENTSVVGFFGRAGRLIDAVGVYIYYCKSPLIDATEETSGNKDEETSKNKDTTSAPPLTITGQTSPIMIGMWGGDGGEEFDVTEPPKRLDSVMIRAGEIIDSFGFSYIDQAGQKHTLGPYGGKGGKLTTIQLDPTEYVKGFSGTTGTYVGSQVVASLAIETNLREYGPYGEEQDMHFSIPLPKNASVVGFFGSAGNLLDAIGVYVMNGSIPN